One genomic segment of Nothobranchius furzeri strain GRZ-AD chromosome 10, NfurGRZ-RIMD1, whole genome shotgun sequence includes these proteins:
- the LOC139072080 gene encoding uncharacterized protein — MTQETVHRPSIAGPSARPNGPVLGGCRRSGAVGTSGCGSVPAALGRRWFWSAIHDVNSNNMLFTVITFFLYFYFFQGVKNPPSTSRFEINNTFSAAFKMNKSLEPMVNLSNKQVVLNPLFPNASPLSSMLKAEHLSSMGVKSSGCDPPLQSEVCFTRQSASCTNQLLYRGVMETSAAVKHLWSPDGATMPFKGFVPGHLDLYVNDLVTFQFVTSANTVANSFLLSQGCDLVSGLCALFPVISLTGDHDDTENPAVSSSPVVSGDIKGGSVVAAHTSLTGSGRQPGPGGVGACSDAMLGAPPDKGGVLSGSEFSVADFNRFGGTPPPSGRVIAEIDTDLPPIQLATLTSDPELGAAPSTGRSSSQSVNTLVKPGFSDSVWEPPSFLGIKYSWFQFSGQTMFLKLASCLYLILNMARFALTPVTQPSLDHSFSEPPSPTPPGLWTSEHLLFQHDSGDDVHLFGNRAFKSLRTVLCYASPVSQTRHKFEKKKGGGEPPPALRASVSHFQFTTISDHNKVASVKLQPNFEQVKSGSDLTATPSASLQFQTGPSGKFKQVSLWVRNTRYKQFDNQIAYEPAPTDTSKLVSLWVRNTRFKTLF, encoded by the coding sequence atgacgcaggagactgttcaccggccgagcatcgctggtccctccgcccgcccgaacgggcccgttttaggcgggtgccgccggtcgggagcagtggggactagtggctgcggttcggtgccagctgcactgggtcggaggtggttctggtctgcaattcatgacgtgaattcaaacaacatgctgtttacgGTCATAAcgttttttctttacttttatttcttccagggggtcaaaaacccaccatcaacatcaaggtttgaaataaacaacactttctctgctgcttttaagatgaataaatctcttgagcctatggttaacctctctaacaaacaggttgtgcttaaccctttgtttcctaatgcttctcctctgtcatccatgttaaaggctgaacatctctccagcatgggtgtgaaatcttcaggctgtgacccaccgcttcagtcagaggtctgttttactcgtcagtccgcctcatgcacaaaccagcttctttatcggggcgtgatggaaacgtcagccgccgtgaaacacttgtggtctccggacggagctaccatgccatttaaggggtttgtgcccggacatcttgacctttatgtgaatgaccttgtcacttttcagtttgtgacctctgctaatacggtggccaattcttttctcctttcacaggggtgtgacttagtctcgggcctctgtgctctctttcctgtgatttctcttacaggtgaccacgacgacacagaaaaccctgcggtttccagcagtcctgtggtcagtggcgatattaaaggtggctcggtggttgctgcgcacacctctctcacgggctcgggaaggcaacccggcccgggaggtgtaggtgcgtgcagtgatgctatgctcggggcccctcctgacaaagggggggtgctgagtggctctgagttttccgttgcggacttcaaccggttcgggggaacgcctcctccgagcgggcgggtcattgcagaaatcgacactgaccttccaccaattcagctggcaacattgacctccgacccggagttaggtgctgcaccttctacggggcggagttctagtcagtctgtaaatactctggttaaaccgggtttttctgattcagtgtgggaacctccatcattcttgggaataaagtattcttggtttcagttttcaggacagaccatgttcctaaagctagcatcatgtctgtatctgattctaaacatggctaggtttgctttgacacccgtgacacaaccatccttggatcactccttttcagaacctccaagtccaacacctccaggtctttggacatctgaacacctactctttcagcacgattcaggtgacgatgtgcatctttttggtaatagggcttttaagagcttaagaactgttctttgttatgcttctcctgtctcacagacacggcataagtttgagaaaaaaaaggggggtggggagcctcctcccgctttgcgagcatcggtttcgcatttccagttcactactatttctgatcacaacaaagtcgcctccgtaaagctgcaacccaactttgagcaggtaaaatcaggttctgatctaacagctacaccatcagcttcgctccagttccaaacgggaccctcaggtaaattcaaacaagtttccctgtgggttcgtaacacaagatacaaacagtttgataaccaaatcgcttatgagcctgctcccactgatacgtccaaactcgtgtctctgtgggtccgcaataccagattcaaaactctattctga